Proteins co-encoded in one Capsicum annuum cultivar UCD-10X-F1 chromosome 9, UCD10Xv1.1, whole genome shotgun sequence genomic window:
- the LOC107841836 gene encoding vacuolar protein sorting-associated protein 32 homolog 2, translating to MNSKLRSMGGFQLRIHDQMITLEGAKATTETIAALKTTAAAMKGMHKAMKIDDVDKMMDEINEQNEIIIQIQDALATPIGSAANFDEDELEAELEELESAELEEELLQPATTASAAAIHAAAEKQPTRPIRAAEEDELAALQAEMAL from the exons ATGAACAGCAAATTGAGAAGTATGGGGGGTTTCCAGCTTCGCATTCACGATCAG ATGATAACGCTGGAAGGTGCGAAAGCTACAACTGAAACTATTGCAGCTTTGAAAACTACAGCAGCTGCAATGAAAGGAATGCATAAAGCAAT GAAAATCGATGACGTAGACAAGATGATGGACGAAATAAACGAACAAAATGAAATCATTATACAAATACAGGATGCTTTGGCTACTCCAATTGGTTCAGCAGCTAACTTTGATGAG GATGAACTGGAAGCCGAACTCGAAGAGTTGGAGAGTGCGGAATTGGAAGAGGAGTTGCTTCAACCAGCAACTACAGCCTCTGCTGCCGCAATCCATGCGGCAGCAGAAAAACAACCTACTCGCCCTATTCGCGCTGCTGAAGAAGACGAACTTGCTGCTTTACAAGCAGAGATGGCTCTTTAA